The following are from one region of the Paenibacillus protaetiae genome:
- a CDS encoding helix-turn-helix transcriptional regulator — translation MNQNIRLHALSAFLKSQRAKITPESAGFPAGTRRRTPGLRREEVAQLAGVSTTWYTWLEQGRDIKVSASVLDCIAVALQLTPDERKYMFSLALETGTAGLLKDEPPKLSAPLAKILQELKYCPAIITDRKYYIVGWNEAAAHVFVDFEQVPPEKRNMIRLLFERKELRRLAVNWEKYVSDYLAILRSYYGQYVEDEWYDSFISDMTACYPDFLPLWEQSKVSSAPELVLEFRHARGGKMLFQLTSLQVQGGSDLRFSVYTPLTDTTTEAKLKRLMR, via the coding sequence ATGAATCAGAACATCCGCCTGCACGCGCTTTCTGCATTTCTGAAATCGCAGCGGGCCAAAATCACTCCCGAATCGGCCGGTTTTCCCGCCGGGACAAGACGGAGAACGCCAGGGCTCAGGCGCGAGGAAGTCGCGCAGCTGGCAGGGGTAAGTACGACCTGGTACACCTGGCTGGAACAAGGGCGGGATATTAAAGTGTCCGCATCTGTTTTGGATTGTATCGCCGTTGCGCTGCAGCTTACGCCAGATGAACGCAAATATATGTTTTCGCTTGCGCTGGAAACCGGCACAGCCGGCCTCCTCAAAGACGAGCCGCCCAAATTAAGCGCTCCGCTCGCCAAAATTTTGCAGGAGCTGAAATATTGCCCGGCCATTATTACGGACCGCAAATATTATATCGTCGGCTGGAATGAAGCCGCCGCGCATGTCTTTGTTGATTTTGAACAGGTGCCGCCGGAAAAACGAAATATGATCCGGCTTCTATTCGAACGGAAGGAATTGCGGAGGCTTGCCGTCAACTGGGAAAAATACGTCAGCGATTATTTGGCCATCCTGCGTTCTTATTACGGGCAGTACGTGGAGGATGAGTGGTACGACTCGTTTATATCGGATATGACCGCCTGCTATCCGGATTTTCTCCCGTTGTGGGAACAAAGCAAAGTAAGCAGCGCACCGGAGCTTGTGCTTGAATTCCGCCATGCCCGCGGCGGCAAAATGCTGTTCCAGCTCACTTCACTGCAGGTGCAAGGCGGCAGCGACTTAAGGTTCAGCGTCTATACGCCGCTCACCGACACAACGACAGAAGCAAAGCTGAAGAGGCTGATGCGCTAA
- a CDS encoding GNAT family N-acetyltransferase, whose protein sequence is MADRLEVATLLEQDVLLHLSLLKMIESYEPCLDIRLVQEDGDWGVLLLLPTEVVPYDRSAYPSSRVIVFIAYSSDRMFERLAGQLPVQEPAVYKLQSKSYAAAIRRIRPLLKMRSFTSYTVKPGAKFEADSRVAVEHSFQERLMPLWASNGYGADEVQRYFRNGAYSCSVYVNGEPVSTCLVFPNYKHVWEIGAVRTLEQWRGAGFAKAAVSTALHLVLAAGYTPRYLTLDTNEPSVQLAQAIGLVPFMTMDHYQ, encoded by the coding sequence ATGGCAGACCGTTTGGAGGTTGCAACACTGCTGGAGCAGGACGTGCTTTTACATTTGTCATTGTTAAAAATGATTGAGTCTTACGAGCCTTGCCTGGATATACGGCTTGTGCAGGAAGACGGCGATTGGGGAGTGCTTCTGCTGCTGCCAACGGAGGTCGTGCCTTATGACCGTTCGGCTTATCCGAGCAGCCGGGTCATTGTATTTATCGCTTATTCATCCGACCGCATGTTTGAGAGGCTGGCCGGACAGCTGCCCGTGCAAGAACCCGCCGTTTACAAGCTGCAGTCCAAAAGTTACGCAGCTGCTATACGGCGGATTCGGCCGCTGCTCAAAATGAGGTCGTTTACATCCTATACAGTTAAACCTGGAGCGAAATTCGAAGCCGACAGCCGGGTGGCCGTTGAGCATTCGTTTCAAGAGCGGCTGATGCCGCTTTGGGCTTCCAACGGGTACGGAGCGGACGAGGTGCAGCGTTATTTTAGGAATGGCGCTTATTCCTGCTCCGTTTATGTAAACGGTGAACCGGTCAGCACCTGCCTTGTTTTTCCGAATTACAAGCATGTATGGGAAATCGGGGCAGTCCGTACGCTGGAGCAGTGGAGAGGCGCCGGTTTCGCTAAAGCGGCAGTGTCAACCGCGCTGCATCTTGTGCTGGCAGCCGGTTATACGCCGCGTTATTTGACGCTGGATACCAACGAGCCGTCCGTGCAGCTGGCGCAAGCGATCGGCCTGGTCCCGTTTATGACCATGGATCATTATCAATGA
- a CDS encoding DUF6509 family protein yields the protein MKITEYSVEPIKDPFGILEGARYEFIIIIDVDEDDELYSDNGLYVRAIYSVAGNKSGLVKYELHERGTDAYLDFDLEDDEVDILEAFCKEHLDTEAE from the coding sequence ATGAAAATTACCGAATACAGTGTAGAGCCGATTAAAGACCCGTTTGGCATATTGGAAGGAGCGCGTTACGAGTTTATCATCATCATTGACGTAGATGAGGATGACGAGCTTTATTCCGATAACGGCCTGTATGTCCGCGCCATCTACAGCGTGGCCGGCAATAAATCGGGCCTTGTCAAATACGAGCTTCACGAGAGGGGAACCGACGCTTATCTTGATTTCGATCTGGAGGACGATGAGGTCGATATCCTTGAAGCATTTTGCAAAGAGCATTTGGATACGGAAGCAGAATAA
- a CDS encoding ATP-dependent DNA helicase, producing MTSYPFDYDHSQPFMKQASDWIADVFYDILPEAGFETRDEQIYMAFQLERAYQDKQTIFAEAGVGTGKTFVYLLYAIAYARYTRKPAIIACADESLIEQLVKPEGDIAKLSRHLNLQIDARLAKSPDQYLCLNKLDEARTDIGGDADRFRGIYEELPDFVHFPETLQSFYPYGNRKDYPDLSDEQWGKLGWDVFQDCLVCSQRHRCGQTLSREHYRKSADLIICSHDFYMEHVWTYEARKREGQLPLLPPHSSVVFDEGHLLETAAQNALTYKLNHFQFESIITRLLQGEVRESFAYTIEDAISNSEELFNLLDRKGHHVIGSDRKEFAVDAELLREVDRFRASIAKIEDELVFESGTFTLDEYQLKIVEEHLEMIQLALALFREPKQLISWVTEDKDGTTLVIMPKKVKEVLQERVFSQHMPIVFSSATLSVEGSFDYIAASLGIEQYLSFSVDSPYDYASSMKVNVQAESAVSAKMKQTLELLQQTGGRALLLFPSHEELAEFKRDVHLFPGFGSYRFLYEGEAEISHLISSFQNDEPSVLCAVTLWEGLDIPGPSLSQVIVWSLPFPPRDPVFEAKRRDAADPLHEVDMPYMLLRLKQGIGRLIRSRDDRGTVTIFGKELADPSIHSKVHQLLPQGVERVTL from the coding sequence TTGACTTCTTATCCTTTTGATTACGATCATTCACAGCCGTTTATGAAGCAGGCAAGCGATTGGATTGCCGATGTGTTTTACGATATTTTGCCGGAAGCCGGCTTTGAAACGCGGGACGAACAAATTTATATGGCGTTTCAGCTGGAGCGGGCGTATCAGGATAAACAAACGATTTTTGCCGAAGCGGGCGTAGGAACGGGCAAAACGTTTGTTTATTTGCTGTATGCGATTGCGTATGCCCGTTATACGAGAAAACCTGCGATTATCGCATGTGCGGATGAATCGCTTATCGAGCAGCTGGTGAAGCCGGAAGGCGATATCGCGAAGCTGTCCAGGCATTTGAATTTGCAGATTGATGCGCGGCTTGCCAAATCGCCGGATCAATACTTGTGCTTGAATAAGCTGGACGAAGCGAGAACGGACATCGGAGGCGATGCCGACCGGTTCCGCGGCATTTACGAAGAGCTGCCTGATTTTGTCCATTTTCCTGAAACGCTTCAATCGTTTTATCCGTACGGCAACCGGAAGGATTACCCGGATTTGTCGGATGAGCAGTGGGGCAAGCTGGGCTGGGACGTATTCCAGGACTGCCTCGTATGCAGCCAGCGCCACCGCTGCGGCCAGACGCTGTCGCGCGAGCATTACCGCAAATCGGCGGACCTGATTATTTGTTCGCATGATTTTTATATGGAGCATGTATGGACGTACGAAGCCCGAAAACGCGAAGGCCAGCTGCCGCTCCTGCCGCCGCACAGTTCCGTAGTGTTCGACGAAGGGCATCTGCTCGAGACGGCCGCGCAAAACGCGCTGACGTACAAGCTGAACCACTTCCAGTTCGAAAGCATCATTACACGCCTCCTGCAAGGGGAAGTGCGGGAGTCGTTTGCGTATACGATCGAGGATGCGATATCAAACAGCGAAGAACTGTTTAATTTGCTCGACCGGAAAGGCCATCATGTCATCGGCTCGGACCGGAAGGAATTTGCCGTGGATGCCGAGCTGCTGCGCGAGGTCGACCGGTTCCGGGCTTCCATTGCCAAGATTGAAGACGAGCTTGTATTTGAGAGCGGAACGTTTACGCTGGACGAATACCAGCTGAAGATTGTCGAGGAGCATCTCGAGATGATTCAGCTTGCCCTTGCTTTATTCCGGGAGCCGAAGCAGCTGATTTCGTGGGTAACGGAAGATAAAGACGGCACTACGCTTGTTATCATGCCGAAAAAAGTGAAGGAAGTGCTGCAGGAGCGCGTATTCTCGCAGCATATGCCAATCGTCTTTTCATCGGCTACGCTGTCTGTGGAAGGCTCGTTCGACTACATTGCCGCCAGCCTGGGCATCGAGCAATATTTATCGTTTTCCGTGGATTCGCCTTATGATTATGCGTCCAGCATGAAGGTGAATGTGCAGGCGGAAAGCGCGGTTTCGGCCAAAATGAAGCAAACGCTGGAGCTGCTGCAGCAGACGGGCGGGCGGGCACTGCTGCTGTTCCCGTCGCATGAGGAGCTTGCCGAGTTTAAAAGGGATGTGCATCTGTTCCCAGGTTTCGGCAGCTACCGGTTCCTGTACGAAGGTGAAGCGGAAATCAGCCATCTGATTTCCTCGTTCCAGAACGACGAGCCAAGCGTGTTGTGCGCGGTAACGTTATGGGAAGGGCTTGACATACCGGGGCCTTCCTTATCGCAGGTTATCGTATGGTCGCTGCCGTTCCCGCCGCGTGATCCGGTATTTGAAGCCAAACGCCGCGATGCAGCCGATCCGCTTCACGAGGTCGATATGCCATACATGCTGCTCAGGCTGAAGCAGGGCATCGGCCGCCTGATCCGTTCGCGCGACGACCGGGGGACGGTTACGATTTTTGGCAAAGAGCTTGCGGATCCGTCCATTCACAGCAAAGTACATCAGCTTTTACCACAAGGAGTTGAAAGGGTTACGTTATGA
- a CDS encoding ABC transporter permease, whose product MNAYLRLIAFDLRLYFRDWMTIFWILVYPVLMLILFGSLFGSQEGLQEGKRYIDDYVPALCVMNVMSVSVFTLNINMIQYRESGILRRFRVTPVKRMAVLLSHAVQGLLFAVTGGIEVVIIAKLMWNIDVTASGVWQLLLAIVFGSIGFFSLGFALSGLTRTPGAASGLAMAIFFPMLFLSGISYPIDYMPSVLKAISDFIPMTYYVELAQGVWTGSSMFDYGLNWGVLAGMAAAFGALAVLLFKWENH is encoded by the coding sequence ATGAACGCTTATTTGCGGCTTATTGCCTTTGATTTACGCCTTTATTTTCGCGATTGGATGACTATATTTTGGATATTGGTATATCCCGTTCTTATGCTGATTTTATTCGGTTCCTTGTTTGGCAGCCAGGAAGGGCTTCAGGAAGGCAAACGGTATATTGATGATTACGTCCCGGCATTATGCGTCATGAATGTCATGTCCGTATCGGTATTTACGTTAAATATTAATATGATCCAGTACCGCGAAAGCGGCATCCTCCGGCGTTTCCGCGTGACGCCAGTTAAACGGATGGCAGTGCTGCTGTCCCATGCGGTGCAAGGACTGCTGTTCGCGGTAACCGGGGGAATCGAGGTCGTCATTATAGCCAAGCTGATGTGGAATATTGACGTAACGGCAAGCGGGGTATGGCAACTGCTGCTGGCCATTGTGTTCGGAAGCATCGGATTTTTCAGCCTTGGATTCGCTTTGTCCGGGCTTACCCGTACGCCGGGGGCGGCGAGCGGACTTGCGATGGCGATCTTCTTCCCGATGCTGTTCCTGTCCGGCATTTCGTACCCGATTGACTATATGCCAAGTGTGCTGAAGGCTATCAGCGATTTTATTCCGATGACCTATTACGTGGAGCTTGCGCAAGGGGTTTGGACAGGTTCGTCGATGTTTGATTACGGCCTGAATTGGGGGGTATTGGCCGGAATGGCTGCCGCATTCGGTGCGCTTGCGGTCTTATTGTTCAAGTGGGAGAACCATTAA
- a CDS encoding ABC transporter ATP-binding protein produces the protein METVIRMDKVIKRYGAKTAVNGISLQIGKGEIFGIVGPNGAGKTTLIEMAEGLRKADSGSIRVLGMDIADHAAAIKERIGVLFQATAIPPKAKVGELLRLFSSFYTRNADLPAVKRAFGLDGKEHALYKSLSGGWKQRVALALALINDPEIVFLDEPSMGLDPSARREMWSMIQSMSSEGRTVVVTTHYMEEAEALCDRVAIIANGTVMAVDTPERLKQQVNAPRKLRFRHEGQLGKEELEKLDGVLGVEAGPGITVLETADMDQTLQQLFRLADEQGWIVKGLQIEQASMDDVFNEMTRLEGRLA, from the coding sequence ATGGAAACCGTTATCCGTATGGATAAAGTGATAAAACGGTATGGTGCGAAAACAGCTGTAAACGGCATATCGCTTCAAATCGGAAAAGGTGAAATATTTGGCATTGTTGGCCCAAACGGGGCCGGCAAAACTACTTTGATCGAGATGGCGGAAGGGTTGCGCAAAGCGGACAGCGGCTCCATTCGGGTGCTGGGCATGGATATAGCGGACCATGCAGCGGCAATTAAGGAGCGGATCGGCGTATTGTTTCAAGCAACCGCTATCCCTCCAAAAGCGAAAGTAGGAGAACTGCTTCGTTTGTTTAGTTCTTTTTATACAAGGAATGCGGATTTGCCGGCTGTCAAAAGGGCATTTGGGCTGGATGGCAAGGAGCACGCTTTGTACAAGTCGCTTTCGGGCGGCTGGAAGCAGCGGGTGGCGCTGGCACTTGCACTGATTAATGATCCGGAGATCGTATTTTTGGATGAACCGAGCATGGGATTAGACCCGTCTGCCCGCCGTGAAATGTGGAGCATGATACAAAGCATGAGCAGCGAAGGAAGAACGGTCGTCGTCACCACGCATTATATGGAAGAAGCAGAAGCGTTGTGTGACCGGGTGGCGATTATTGCAAACGGCACCGTAATGGCGGTAGATACGCCGGAACGGCTGAAGCAGCAGGTGAATGCGCCAAGGAAACTTCGTTTCCGTCACGAAGGGCAGCTCGGCAAGGAAGAGCTGGAGAAGCTTGACGGCGTGCTGGGAGTAGAGGCCGGACCGGGCATAACGGTATTGGAAACAGCCGATATGGATCAGACCTTGCAGCAATTGTTCAGGCTGGCGGACGAACAGGGATGGATCGTAAAAGGGCTTCAAATTGAACAGGCGTCGATGGACGATGTCTTTAACGAAATGACCCGGCTGGAAGGGAGGCTCGCTTAA
- a CDS encoding YfiT family bacillithiol transferase: protein MDVRYPIGTFEHKGDISGEQLQEWIRVIAGQPAKLREAVAGLNEEQLDTPYRDGGWTIRQVVHHLADSHMNCYIRFKLALTEDTPVIKTYEEQLWAELEDGRTMPAEVSLVLFEQLHARWEVLLHSLTAEQWGKAFAHPVNGLTRLDYAAGLYAWHGNHHIRHITALRERMNW, encoded by the coding sequence GTGGATGTAAGATACCCGATTGGCACATTTGAGCATAAAGGGGATATAAGCGGCGAGCAGCTGCAGGAGTGGATCCGGGTGATTGCCGGACAACCTGCGAAGCTGAGGGAAGCGGTTGCCGGATTAAATGAAGAGCAATTGGATACGCCTTACCGGGACGGAGGCTGGACCATACGCCAGGTTGTGCATCATTTGGCGGACAGCCATATGAACTGCTATATCCGGTTCAAGCTGGCATTGACCGAAGATACGCCGGTTATCAAAACTTATGAGGAGCAGCTGTGGGCGGAGCTGGAGGACGGCAGAACGATGCCGGCGGAAGTGTCGCTCGTATTGTTTGAGCAGCTTCATGCCCGCTGGGAAGTGCTGCTGCATTCCTTAACGGCCGAACAATGGGGAAAAGCGTTCGCACACCCGGTAAACGGGCTTACGAGGCTGGATTACGCTGCCGGATTGTACGCGTGGCACGGCAATCACCACATCCGGCATATTACCGCGCTTCGCGAGCGGATGAACTGGTAA
- a CDS encoding DMT family transporter, with protein MVAISFAPILVRYSDAPVSVQGMYRMLFTFLLMLPFSRKQLPAVRNVSVKNWLLLVLAGLFLGLHFLLWMASLNYTSIASSTIILSLEPVLVMAGAYFIYKDRSSRKAVLGMLIALVGAVGIGFGDIGLSHRAFMGDFLSLLSAVAIAVNMLIAKKIMEQVPAYLYSWVVFGITFCFFAGYNLVQGIPFGGYPSKDWVLFLLLAIVPTVFGHLIFNWLLTYVKAATVSMSVLAEPVGSSILAIFLFGEMISSFQLAGGALIIIGLLLYLRSEQSEAKEKTESDVHRADSPLAS; from the coding sequence ATGGTTGCCATCTCCTTTGCGCCCATACTGGTCCGGTATTCTGACGCGCCCGTCTCGGTGCAAGGAATGTACCGCATGTTGTTTACGTTTTTGCTGATGCTGCCTTTCAGCCGGAAGCAGCTGCCTGCCGTTCGCAACGTTTCCGTAAAAAACTGGCTGCTGCTCGTACTGGCAGGGCTGTTCCTCGGCTTGCATTTCCTGCTGTGGATGGCATCGCTAAACTATACATCGATCGCAAGCTCTACCATTATTTTATCGCTGGAGCCCGTCCTCGTGATGGCCGGTGCTTATTTTATCTACAAAGACCGTTCCAGCCGCAAGGCCGTGCTCGGCATGCTGATCGCTTTGGTTGGCGCCGTCGGCATCGGCTTCGGCGATATTGGCTTGTCGCATCGCGCTTTTATGGGCGATTTCCTGTCCTTGCTTAGCGCGGTTGCCATTGCGGTTAATATGCTGATCGCCAAAAAAATTATGGAACAAGTGCCTGCTTATTTGTACAGCTGGGTCGTGTTCGGCATCACCTTTTGTTTCTTTGCCGGCTACAATCTGGTGCAAGGCATTCCGTTTGGCGGCTATCCGTCCAAAGATTGGGTATTGTTCCTGCTGCTCGCCATTGTGCCAACCGTATTTGGCCACTTGATATTCAACTGGCTGCTGACTTATGTAAAAGCGGCAACCGTCTCGATGAGCGTACTTGCCGAGCCGGTCGGGTCAAGCATCCTTGCGATATTCCTGTTTGGCGAAATGATCAGCTCCTTCCAGCTCGCCGGCGGCGCGCTTATTATTATCGGTCTGCTGCTCTATTTGCGGTCCGAACAGTCGGAAGCCAAAGAAAAGACGGAAAGCGATGTACACAGAGCGGATTCGCCGTTAGCTTCTTAA